Proteins found in one Nostoc sp. NIES-3756 genomic segment:
- the scyB gene encoding tryptophan dehydrogenase ScyB produces the protein MQLFETVREMGHEQVLYCHGKNPDIRAIIAIHDTSLGPAMGATRLYPYVNEEAALRDALRLSRGMTYKAACANIPAGGGKAVIIANPADKTDEMLRAYGRFVESLKGRFITGQDMNITPDDVRTIYQETKHVVGVEEKSGGPAPITALGVFLGLKAAVEFRWQTKRLDGLKVAVQGLGNVGSNLCRHLHEHGVQLIVSDISPEKTAQIKQRFGATVVEPDEIYSQNVDIFAPCAMGGIINSQTIPQIQAKIIAGAANNQLENERLHGQRLVENDILYCPDYVINAGGIINVYNEMIGYDEDKAFKQVNNIYDTLLAIFDIAQQQSITTNDASKKLADERIMRARISKKQPVAA, from the coding sequence ATGCAGTTATTTGAAACAGTTAGAGAAATGGGTCACGAGCAAGTACTCTATTGTCATGGGAAAAACCCAGACATCAGAGCCATTATTGCTATTCATGACACCAGCTTAGGCCCTGCAATGGGAGCTACAAGACTCTATCCTTATGTGAATGAAGAAGCAGCTTTGAGAGATGCTTTACGTCTCAGTCGTGGCATGACTTACAAAGCAGCTTGTGCTAATATTCCTGCTGGTGGTGGCAAAGCAGTTATTATTGCTAATCCCGCAGATAAAACTGACGAAATGTTGAGAGCTTATGGACGCTTTGTTGAAAGCCTCAAAGGACGTTTTATTACCGGGCAAGATATGAATATCACACCAGATGATGTCCGCACAATTTATCAAGAAACTAAACATGTAGTTGGTGTAGAAGAAAAGTCTGGTGGCCCTGCACCCATAACAGCTTTAGGTGTATTTTTAGGTCTAAAAGCTGCTGTAGAATTTCGCTGGCAAACCAAGAGACTTGACGGTCTAAAGGTTGCAGTGCAAGGATTAGGAAATGTAGGTAGCAACCTTTGCCGCCACCTACATGAACATGGTGTACAACTAATTGTCTCTGATATTAGTCCAGAAAAAACTGCCCAAATAAAACAACGTTTTGGTGCTACAGTAGTAGAACCGGATGAAATTTACTCACAGAATGTAGATATCTTCGCTCCCTGTGCTATGGGGGGAATCATTAATAGTCAAACTATTCCCCAAATCCAAGCCAAAATTATTGCCGGTGCAGCCAATAATCAATTAGAAAATGAGCGTCTACATGGTCAGAGATTAGTAGAAAACGATATTCTCTACTGTCCTGATTATGTAATTAATGCTGGTGGCATCATCAACGTTTACAACGAGATGATTGGCTATGACGAAGATAAAGCCTTCAAGCAAGTCAATAATATTTACGACACACTATTAGCAATTTTCGATATTGCTCAACAACAAAGCATTACTACAAATGATGCTTCCAAAAAGCTTGCAGATGAAAGAATTATGAGGGCGAGAATCAGTAAAAAACAGCCAGTGGC